Below is a genomic region from Lemur catta isolate mLemCat1 chromosome 15, mLemCat1.pri, whole genome shotgun sequence.
AGGTGGGAAGAGTGGCCATGATCTAGTAAAAAGAGACCTGcaagaagcagaaaatatttagagaacattttaatatatattttcatatatatatttaaagttaagaaaaataaaactaattcaaGCCATGCCctgtgcaaaaaaagaaaaaaaaaaagaaaagaaaaacaaaagaaaaaattaaagtgagaCCTCTGTCTGCTGCTCTGGTCTCAACTGAAGAATCACAGTCAGCttgttacttttattttggaagaaaagatGTAAAAGTTTCTTTCAATCACTCGGAAGGCAAGTGTAGCCACTTATAAAAACAGAACGGCAGGAACAGACTAGGAAAGGAAAGTCAGAAGTAAAAGGGCAGAGCgggaaagaaattttcaaaaataaaattaacaaggtGACTGTTTCAGAAGGGGGCTGTGAAAAGGACATGGTGGACCGAAGTCTGTTAGTCAAGTAATGATTcaacttttaaattattctcttgttcttttttgttgggTGTTTGTTTGTTCAAGTCTAAGATTTGGAAATGCTGACCCTTTGTTAACAAGAGCCAACAGGACATATAGGATCCCTTCCCTCCCCCGGCCTGCCTCCGCTGAAGCCACCACCACCGCCTCCTTGGCTGGATGCTGGAAGAGTCCTCCATGTGTATGGACTCAGGATGACAGGGCAGCCTCCTTCTGTGGTTGCTGGGCTTGTGAACGTTGCAGTATCTTTTGGCTTTCCACGtctctaaaatgtttttcaacCTGGAAGAGATCAGGCGACCAAGGTCAGAAACAGAGACAGGCAGGCAAGGTTTCCCAAACAATCCAGTCTAGGCTTCAACAGCCCTGTCCCCCTATTCAGATCCCCTCGCCCTTCCCAACCACAGGCAGGCGAGGCCCTCTTGTTTCAGCCACATTTTCTGCAGCTTCCACTAAGACTGGTTAGAAATTGAATCtacaaactaaaatataaaatgaggggAGATTAAAATGACCCAAATTACTCCTCCCTTCTTTACACAAGTACAGAATGCACAGCTGGTGGGGAATTAGTCTTATACTTTTCACATCTACAATGTTGGTCTCTCAATAtccctcaaaggaaaaaaaaaaaaaaggatagaagtggttttttttcaagtttgtttcTACAAATGCTGTAACTCAATCTAGTAAGTCAGGTGACATAAGAGACACCAATAGCAACTGGTTTATACCAACCAGTCCTTCCTAGAAGGGCACCTGCAGCTGAGAAGAACCCAGCCTGGGATGAGAGGAATTGTTGGGGCCCAAAACCACAGAATGGTCTGGCTAATTCCAAAAAGCCACGCGGCAAAGGACACAGGATCAACCACTCACTTTATTCCACATGGCCCATTGGATCCATCCCCACGGGAGTGTCCAAGCCACAGCTGCAGAGCCCCAGTGCAGGgaacagggaaggcagggaggccaggcagggctgctAGAGGCGGCAGGGAACGTAGCACAATGTCCTGCTCTGATGCTGGAGGAGGGTGAAGGCTGAAGAACCCTCTCTCCCCTACAGTTTCCCAGTTCCTTTACTTACTATTTTGCGTACATGGCTCAGTGCACTCCCCTCTTTGCCTTTACAGTTTTCCACTTGATATGGGGGTGTAATAACAACTTCTTCCATGACTACgatgtttttttcttgccatttacAGTCTTTAATGctggaaggaaaagagaacaggTGAAATGTTACCTCTTAGGGGCACCTTGCACCTCTTGCCTATTGAATAAATTACTCCAGAAGACTGGCCCCAAGTTCCCAGCTCACCACTCAGCCAACAACTAGATGCCAGCAGCCCATAGAGAGGAGTAGCCAAGAAACATTGCCTGGGCACCAATGGCTAGGAAAGCAATGAAACTCATGCACATTATTCTGAAAAGAGCCCAGAACTGTTACATCAGGGGACCTGGAGAACCACAAAAAATTTGACAATAGCTCCAGAAGTGCAAACTAAATTCAGTTACAAATAGACAACTAGGCTCAGGCCACTAGATTCAACTTAGATAACAGCCCGGAGCAGAagctggcaaactttttctatcaAGGgtcacttagtaaatattttaggcattgcAGGCTATATGGTCTGTGTCACAACTACTGAACTCTGCCACAggagtgcaaaagcagccacagacaatacataaacaaatgagaagATGTGCCCACTGGAgcagtttgccaacccttggcCTAGGGAGAAATACCACCTTTACAAAGCCAAGAAAACAAACTACACATCTTATTGTGATCTGTACTCTGCCCTCTATCACCTATAATGGGAGCCGTTCCTCAAACTGGCCCCTCTAAACTATCAGACAGCTGGGCACTTGCCAGACTGGGAAACGCATTCCAGTTCACACTTGGGGAACCCCGGGGCAGCTGATGCTACTAAGAGATTCCTTTGCATACCTGTAAATGTTCAGATAGTCACACCATGGCCTCAAACAGCTCTGATGCCAGCTGCCATCTGTGCACCAGACCCTGGTTAAATAGGGTAACAGAAGGCAGCGGGGGGGGACAAGGGGTGTCAAATGTTCCAGTTTTTCAGCAGCTAGGGAAGCTAGTGGAGAGTCAAATGACTTCTGCTGTGACAAAATGCCTTTTAAGAGGTGGTAAGAAGTGGCCTTCTGCTCTCCCTAACTCCCTGCGTTCATCTCAATCTACAATTGGGAAAAGTAATATAGATCTAAGTTTCCCTTACTAAAACTGTATCAGCTTTTAGAGAAATGTACAAGAGTAACAAAATAATAGAAGAGAAAGACATCACTTGTTCTAAATTATGGGCTACTAGGTCTGGAAGGGACTCTTAGGGATAACGTAATCCAAAACTAAGTAGTACAGacaagaaactgaagcccagagaagacGACTTATCCATGATTATACTATTCTTCTGTGTGGAAAGGTGGCAACATGCacccacagctctggaggctggtgtACCGCCAACACAGTACCCACTTCCCTAGGAGACTTTTAGGAAGACCACCACCCAAAAGTCTGCCACCAGACAGCATAGCCAAATAGCATCACCCTCTGCCAGGGACCTTTTGCTCCCCCAACTCACGTCTTGTGAATGGTCTGGAAGAGCTGCTGGCCCTCTAGGGAGACACCAGCGCTGATTGCATAGGCCTGGCTCagcttctcctctttctctgtccGTGCTTTGCTGGCAAGctagggtgggagagaggaaagagactcAGAAAAGCATTCATCTTCATTCTTCCCAGCAGTCAGGACCTAAGCTGAGGAAAGCAGGCCAGGAAAGACTGGTTTGGAGGAAAGATTCCATTTTCTCAGAGATGAAAagtgaaacaaaccaaaaaaatccacAACATACCTGAACAGTTATTGCTATTTCTAGCAAACATTCCTTCCTTCCAAAACTTACTGAGTGCCTCCCACATGCCAGACACTCACTATGCTAGAGATACAGCCTGAAGAGGGGTGGAGGAAACAGACTATATACAAGTAAGCAAAGGCATCAACAAGATAATTTCTGACCGTGGTAAGtgccaggaagaaaataaagcagggcaACATTATAGAGTGTGACTGGGGGGTTATGTGATGTGATGGGAAGTAACGATCAGAGATAAAAGGTAATGCATCCATTTCTAtttcaaggagaaaattaagaatttttatcagCCACTGTACTAGAGACTCAgacttaaaaattaatgtataccAAACCTTCACAGACCACAATTTGGAGCTCTAAAGACtctattttcccagcaccattatcTATGGGGAGCCGGGACTCGAGTAAACCTAATCTTCGATATTGTTCACCTTTACCTGAGCTAAAGGCAACCCTGTCCTGCTCTTTAGGAAAAGGAATGGTCAGAATTCTATCTCGTGTCTGTTCCTTCACTGCCCTCTGGTGGAACAATCACAAACTGATCAAAAGAAAATCTAGTAAAATCTGGTAGTGTACTAAAATCTAGTAAATTCCACCCAACATTAGGTACCCTCTACCCTTCAATGCATATGGACCCTCCAGCACATTTCTGGTCCCCACCCTACATTGCTGGTTGCCAGAGACTCCAGAAGTAGAAATTTGTTTGAGTATAAGACAAAATAACATGCTGGACAAGGTGgttaaaacaaatgaaaggcaaataatGCACCTAAAAGTGAAACAAATCATTTGGAGATTTTTCAGATCCACGAATATAAACAGCCATGTATAATGATGCTGCAGCACACTAAATGCACATGCGCAAACATACATGTGAGCAATCTATCCCCAAACATCAGCTCCTTAAATACAAAGAGGGATTATTCCTCCAACAATGTTCCAAAAGTACCTAGAGGCTTGGAATCTTGAAACATTTATATGCTGCTTTTATAGTGACCTCTCAAACAATAAACCAAACagttttatagaggagaaaaagtaaaactgtctaATTATTTGTTGGTAAAATGAACCACTTTACTAAAGCTTAGGTTTgactatgaagaagaaaaaagggggCCTGCAATCCACTTAGGGGAAGCTGAGTAGTCTCATCTCTGCTTAAGTTTCAAAGATtgtctgaggaaggaggaggggatgtgAATGCAGAAGGGCTACTGCATAGGTGTAGTCATTTCAGCCTTCACAggcaagagagggaagaaaagcaaaactctGCAGTGATCTGAGGCCAGAGCTCCTTTCTCACATGGTCTCCAAGACATGggcaaatacagcagcaacaTATAAATAATCTTTTAAGCATGGCTGCCACCCTGACCCCACCAGGCTACAACACTACAAATAATGTCCAGGGCTGACAGCATTCAGAGCAGCGGTAATTCCAACTGTGACAAGAAAGCCTCATGGCTTGACAGCACTCAGTTTCTAGTGAAAGACAACTGTTGACGGTGTATCTTAAGCAACAAGTAACACTTACTCAGGCACCAAGAAAAGCCTGGTAATAAAGAGGAGTTTCCTTATGTCTCACCTTCCAAACAACCCCTTAACAAATCTGAAGtccttaaagaaaaaggaaaaactggagGGTAGCAGAGCTCCTGGGAAGCAGCTAGTGGTCAGGCAGGCATTAACCTCATGAGCAGGCAGGAGAATCTCACTTTGAAGTCTCGAtccattttaaaagtgtttatcCCTGAAAACCAAAATCATCTCCCAATGCTGGGTCAAAGCTGCTTCTATAAAGCTTGTGTTGACTAGATAGTCTGAGTGCTCAAAGAGTAAAATGTCCTTGTCACCTACATagtagcttaaaaataaaacatcacccCAATTAGTAAGAGAGGAGCTGGCTCAGAAAACCAGGCATCTATGCAGAACGTTTAAGAATGGAACTGACAAATTAAGctagaggaggggaaaaaacgCTGGGAGAAGAGGCACTTTTGAATTTTTGCCACAAgctgaataaaatgaatataaatctcAGCCAGAAATGATTAGTTAGACAGTCTGAGTAACAATGACACAGATTATAGAACAATGATTTCAAAATGTACACCGCCTTGCCCCCCTAAAATACCAACTGTGAAGTCTCTAAAAGCTCTGAAAGCAAAGGAGAATGGACCAGATTCTCCATTTTAACTTTAACGCAAACAGACCCCAAATGCTGGATGACGTAAGGGGGCTTGTAAAAGTCAGCAGAAATGAGTGCAAGCTGACTATGTCCTTCAATTTGGCCCCAATATCCTCAATCTGCAGTTATGCTTTAGGGATCTGGACTCACTGCAAACCCTGAAACCTCCACCTGTCAATTTATAGGCTGTATTTTCATGGCAATCTGAAGAATACTTCAACCTGATATTCAGCTACAGGGATCTGCTTTTACCAGGAAGTTGTACAGGTAGGGTAAATTTCTCCTACAGAGGATCACATCAATTAAGCATGGGGCAGACTGCTCTCACAAAAAGAATCTAGAAGTGTTTCCTTTCCAAAAATTGGGATCAGAAGGGGAGGGAGATTACCTTGCTCTTTTTGGGCATGAAAACTCATGAAGAATGTGCATAAGCCTTCTTTTGTAAAGCAAATGATTATCACTCTACCCTCAATTTAGCTGTTGTACAAATCTAAATTTTCCcacatatttttgtaaatgacTGTATACCTATAAATGGTCCAATTATTCTAAGTAAGTTTATGGGTTACTGTCAAACCACCAGAGGGAATCAACAAAAGCTCCCCTCAGTAGAGAAGATGCAGGGTGTGTCTTTCAGGCTTGGGAGAGTCATCAggattgcaatttttaaaaattcaatgactACCACCCACACTACACCCATTTTAAACGCCAATATGATAGCTGCTGGCCTCACTACCACTCAAAACCGAAGCACTAACTGGTTAGCATCCCAAAGAATAAAAGATACCAAGTTTAAGAATACACTGGCTTCAGGGTAATCACCCTGTAGTTCTTCCCATGTACACATTAATAATACACTTCTATGCCTgttctccaaaaaagaaaaaaagaacacattgagTTCAGGCAAAGCTACAAATAATCTGTTACTAATGTGTGGCTTAACTGAAATGACCGCACAGGACAATCTGCACTTACCTGCCTTTCCTTTCACTTTGTACGATTCCCAGTGAAAACAAAGTCATTCCTTGTATACTAACCAGGGCTTCCTCCTGTGCCCATTTTACACATAGCACCTTGATGTGGGCAAAGGAGAAAAGTGCATGAACTTGATACCAAAGCACATCAATATTAAAAGGCTTCTAATCATGCCTGCTGCTGGGTAACCCTTGAGTGAATGATTTAATGAACAACAAGGGCACATACCATTTCTGCTCTCAGTGACAcggaggggaaaaggaaaaagccaCAACAAAATCCAAGCAATCTGCACTTCATCTTGTTATTTAGTCACCAGCTGGGCCATCTTGTTTCCACATACCCAGACCAGGAAGGCACAGGTGCGGTGGGAAATCCAGAGGGATTCCTACTACAAGTATTTAACAGGCTGAGACAGCTGATACAAAAAGGGAAGCAGAGACTCCAGAGAGGAACCTGCTGTGTGTGACCTACTGACTCCAATGAGCCACTGTCAGTTTGTCTTCCCTGTGTATTTGGGTCTTCCAACCAGCTGCCCTCACAGAAGGGTTAGGAAGCACTGCAGCTGCTGCCCAGAACTGCTGGTGATGCCTGTAACCTGGTGGAGGCCAAGGGATGGCAGAACAGAGCGGCTAAGAACAACTATCATCCTAAAGGCCCTTGTTTGCTCCTTCTGTTTCAAATCTGGGGCAAGCTCTTAGAAAGCCCTCATTCTTAGCTAGCAACAAACAagttctcaaaaatatttcttccaagtATCAATATCCCCAAGTTTCCCTGCTCCCTAGCTGAAAGCTCCTGagtatttctaataaaatactgTTCCTTACAACTCAGATAAAGAACTCATAAAATACAGTACCCAACTTAAAGTTATCTAGAATATCTAACAATGAATCAAAACATTGCATCAGGCTGGCTgcactggctcatgcctataatcccagcatttcaggaggctgaggcaggaggatcgcttgagcccagaagctagAGATCAACCTGGCAACAAGGTAAGATCTgtcctctacaaaaaaaaatttttttaattagcagggcatggtagcacatgcctatagtcccaactactcaggaggctgaggcaggagaatcacttgagcccaggagttccagggtgcaatgaactatgatgacatcaccactacactccagcctgggcgacaaagcaagaccatatctcaaaaaaaaccctcaaatctCAGATATgctgctaaaagaaaaaacaaaaacaaaacaaaacaaaacaccaaaacacacacatacacaaaaaacccACATGGAATTGAGTAGGGGAATAATGGTAGAGCCAGAGATGCCTGGCGGTGAACACTAAAATGCTAAGAGCCAACTTTTTTGGCTGAGTGACAGCTTACACCATGCTACTACCACAGGCACCAAGCCAtacaatttacaaatattaaagcatttaatccttacaataatcctATGCAACAGGTAATAAACATACTCTCATTTGatagatggagaaactaaggcacagctatcaagtaacttgcctaagtttACCAAGCAACAAGCGGTAAAGTCTGGatgtgaacccaggcagtctgattccCAGAATGTGTGTTCTTAACCACTGTACTACACTTAAACAGTTCCACTCAAAATAGGTTTATGCCTGACAAAGACAAGATGgtcataaaaaagaaagtttaaaaagaaaaaaaaaagaaagaactctaaatTACTGTTGAAAATACTTACAAAtttgaatgcaaaagaaaaaaaatattttaaaaagggaaaatattgtaAGACTCAGATATcacctttttaaaatcagtacATTCTGGCATTTACACCAGATAATGTCCCCAGCACAGAACATAATTGTCTGCCTTTTTAATGAAGGGCATCTCTTCCGAAAAGGGCCCTAGTCTCACCCTAAACCTCAAGAAcatcatttgtttcttttgttaagGGTAATTCACAGGATACTTCAAAGAGAACAGATCCTGTGTGAGAAAGCATCTCTGGCCAACAAGGATAGGGATATGCCCTGGATCTATCATTTTTGGATGTTCCAAGACTAGAGTAGACTCCTGCACTTGAACGCTAAAGTATGTTATGTGCTTAGTTATGATGAAAAACACTCTGCAAATCCAGAGAGCCACATTATCACCTCAATCTCCAGGTTTCTACAGgatacttgtaaaaaaaaaacatcatatTGCTACCACATAATACAGAACCAGATTCAAGTCCCAGTCAATACACATTATAGGCAAGGTTTTATCTTCAatctagtttaaaataaaaactagatgTCAACAAAGTcagcctgggcacagtggctcatgcctgtaatcccagctactcaggaggctaagccaagaggatcacttaagcccagcagttcgaGGCTACATAAACTACGATCAAGagactgtactccagcctgaatgacagaaaaaaaagacaatagttTCTGTTAGTTATTTGTAATT
It encodes:
- the LSM12 gene encoding protein LSM12 homolog, whose product is MAAPPGEYFSVGSQVSCRTCQEQRLQGEVVAFDYQSKMLALKCPSSSGKPNHADILLINLQYVSEVEIINDRTETPPPLASLNVSKLASKARTEKEEKLSQAYAISAGVSLEGQQLFQTIHKTIKDCKWQEKNIVVMEEVVITPPYQVENCKGKEGSALSHVRKIVEKHFRDVESQKILQRSQAQQPQKEAALSS